From a single Arthrobacter sp. SLBN-112 genomic region:
- a CDS encoding glutathione peroxidase — translation MNNLPQTRRPGPLYPIPLVLNDGTRTDFGQFRGKAVLVVNVASNCGFTPQYAGLETLYDKFQDRGFEVLGVPCNQFAGQEPGSDSDIVEFCERNFGVTFPLTVKSDVRGRNQHPLYMELTKFKTGLLPGLVKWNFEKFLVNREGEVVARFAPTVEPDSAEVIDAVERALS, via the coding sequence ATGAACAACCTTCCGCAGACCCGGCGGCCGGGGCCGTTGTATCCAATCCCCCTGGTCCTTAACGACGGCACCAGGACGGACTTCGGCCAGTTCAGGGGAAAGGCGGTGCTGGTGGTCAACGTCGCCTCCAACTGCGGCTTCACTCCCCAGTACGCCGGGTTGGAGACCCTTTACGATAAATTCCAGGACCGCGGATTCGAGGTCCTGGGCGTTCCCTGCAACCAGTTCGCCGGGCAGGAGCCGGGCAGTGACAGCGACATCGTGGAATTCTGCGAGCGGAACTTCGGCGTGACGTTTCCGCTCACCGTCAAGTCCGATGTCCGTGGCAGGAACCAGCACCCGCTGTACATGGAGCTCACCAAGTTCAAGACGGGGTTGCTGCCGGGGCTGGTGAAGTGGAACTTCGAGAAGTTCCTGGTCAACCGTGAAGGCGAGGTGGTGGCCCGGTTCGCCCCCACGGTTGAACCGGATTCCGCCGAGGTCATCGACGCGGTCGAGCGGGCGCTCAGCTAA
- a CDS encoding phosphodiesterase, with protein MEHIEAEHPRPRHFLLHLSDPHLLGGPDPLYGTVDSEARLIQLFDEVKASGARPEAVIFTGDLADKGDPRAYVKLRAIVEPACKELGAQVIWAMGNHDNRANFRKGLLDQPGSDEPVDHSYFINGLRVITLDTTVPGFHHGELSAAQLDWLARQLETPAPDGTILALHHPPVPSVLDLSVLVELRDQASLEAVVRNSDVRTILAGHLHYSTTASFAGVPVSVASATCYTQDLNVPAGGTRGQDAGQSFNLVHVYEHTIVHSVVPLGSSPTVGEYVSPEETARRLEAAGVRIPETTKQRGNAKFGVSPGR; from the coding sequence ATGGAGCACATCGAGGCCGAACATCCCCGGCCACGCCACTTCCTACTCCACCTGAGCGATCCCCACCTGCTGGGAGGTCCGGACCCCCTCTACGGAACCGTTGACAGCGAAGCCAGGCTTATACAGCTCTTCGACGAAGTCAAAGCCTCCGGGGCCCGGCCGGAGGCAGTCATCTTCACCGGCGACCTCGCCGACAAAGGCGATCCCCGGGCCTACGTGAAACTGCGGGCCATCGTGGAGCCTGCCTGCAAGGAGCTTGGAGCCCAGGTCATTTGGGCCATGGGCAACCACGACAACCGGGCCAACTTCCGGAAAGGCCTGCTGGACCAGCCCGGCAGCGACGAGCCGGTGGACCACAGCTACTTCATCAACGGGCTGCGCGTCATCACCCTGGACACCACCGTCCCTGGTTTCCACCACGGCGAACTGAGTGCCGCCCAGCTGGACTGGCTGGCCCGGCAGCTGGAAACGCCTGCCCCGGACGGCACCATCCTTGCCCTCCACCATCCTCCGGTCCCGTCCGTGCTGGACCTTTCCGTGCTGGTGGAACTGCGCGACCAAGCGTCGCTGGAAGCAGTGGTCCGCAACTCGGACGTCCGCACCATCCTGGCCGGCCACCTGCACTACTCCACCACCGCCAGCTTCGCCGGCGTTCCCGTCTCGGTGGCTTCCGCCACCTGCTACACGCAGGACCTGAACGTCCCTGCGGGAGGCACCCGCGGACAGGACGCCGGCCAATCCTTCAACCTGGTGCACGTGTACGAGCACACGATCGTGCACTCCGTGGTCCCGCTGGGCAGTTCACCAACGGTGGGGGAGTACGTGTCACCCGAGGAGACCGCCCGGCGACTGGAGGCTGCGGGAGTCCGGATCCCGGAGACCACCAAGCAGCGCGGCAACGCCAAGTTCGGAGTGTCCCCCGGGCGTTAA
- a CDS encoding stealth family protein has translation MQVRMPTSTSSETTITEAPVQDEVYYGGQASVEEQFHAEITSAAAEQRLRHRPDVIRHKGRYALINDTRTPYQAMVEDLLFLRSVLANAGLAYLLVRGNNDRPVLALDWQDRKKLRAALVEACRDEPFYSMTVDAKKKTSVLVADGELSPNRQGRIFRLYRPRVEPVGGFEFGASAGVQIELWSFEGEELTLPIENSLTRRTMLRQDAVRGTVERYGHTWPTIENMFADHASDISFDIDIVFSWVDGSSPEYIAARRAQQQGVVLGEGDEHEARFRQINELKYALRSVYMFAPWIRRIFIATDSPAPAWLAEHPAVTIVRSEEFFADPSVLPTHNSQAVECQLHHIEGLSEHFLYSNDDMFFGRAVGPDMFFTPGGITKFIEAETRIGLGENAAERSGFENAARVNRKLLWNRFGRITTRHLEHTAAPLRRSLVAQMEEEFPSEFRKTAASRFRAADNISVTNSFYHYYALLTGRAVTQTAAKVRYVDTTMRSGLKYLPKLLAKRNMDFFCLNDGSFPEVSADERAEVVTDFLERYFPIKAPWEK, from the coding sequence ATGCAGGTAAGAATGCCCACTTCCACCAGCTCGGAGACAACCATTACAGAAGCACCGGTCCAGGACGAGGTCTACTACGGCGGCCAGGCGTCCGTGGAGGAACAATTTCACGCCGAGATCACGTCGGCGGCGGCGGAGCAGCGGCTCAGGCACCGCCCTGACGTCATACGGCACAAGGGCCGCTACGCCCTGATCAATGACACCAGGACCCCGTACCAGGCCATGGTGGAGGACCTGCTGTTCCTGCGCAGTGTCCTGGCCAACGCCGGCCTTGCCTACCTCCTGGTCCGCGGCAACAACGACCGGCCCGTTCTGGCCCTCGACTGGCAGGACCGGAAGAAGCTCCGTGCCGCCCTGGTGGAGGCATGCCGCGACGAACCCTTCTATTCCATGACCGTGGACGCCAAGAAGAAGACGTCCGTCCTGGTGGCCGACGGTGAGCTCTCACCCAACCGGCAGGGACGCATCTTCCGCCTGTACCGGCCCCGGGTAGAGCCGGTGGGCGGCTTCGAATTCGGCGCCTCTGCCGGCGTCCAGATCGAACTGTGGTCCTTCGAGGGCGAGGAACTAACTCTTCCCATCGAAAACTCCCTGACCCGCAGGACCATGCTGCGCCAGGACGCCGTCCGCGGCACCGTGGAACGCTACGGCCACACGTGGCCCACCATCGAGAACATGTTTGCCGACCACGCAAGCGACATCAGCTTCGACATCGACATCGTTTTCTCCTGGGTGGACGGAAGCTCCCCGGAATACATCGCGGCCCGCCGTGCGCAGCAGCAGGGCGTTGTCCTGGGCGAAGGCGACGAACACGAGGCCCGGTTCCGGCAGATCAACGAACTCAAGTATGCGCTGCGGTCCGTGTACATGTTTGCGCCCTGGATCCGCCGGATCTTCATTGCCACGGACTCCCCCGCCCCTGCCTGGCTGGCAGAGCACCCCGCCGTCACGATCGTCCGCAGCGAGGAGTTCTTCGCCGACCCCTCCGTGCTGCCCACCCACAACTCGCAGGCCGTGGAATGCCAGCTCCACCACATTGAGGGCCTGTCCGAACATTTCCTCTACTCCAACGACGACATGTTCTTTGGCCGCGCCGTGGGGCCCGACATGTTCTTCACCCCAGGCGGCATCACCAAGTTCATCGAGGCGGAAACCAGGATCGGCCTGGGCGAAAACGCCGCGGAGCGCAGCGGGTTCGAAAACGCCGCCCGGGTGAACCGGAAGCTCCTGTGGAACCGGTTCGGCCGGATCACCACGCGCCACCTGGAGCACACCGCGGCACCCCTGCGGCGCAGTTTGGTGGCCCAGATGGAGGAGGAGTTCCCGTCGGAGTTCCGCAAGACGGCGGCCAGCCGGTTCCGCGCGGCGGACAACATCTCCGTGACCAACTCGTTTTACCACTACTACGCGCTGCTCACCGGCCGGGCCGTCACGCAGACCGCTGCCAAGGTGCGCTACGTGGACACCACCATGCGGTCAGGGCTGAAATACCTGCCCAAGCTGCTCGCCAAGCGGAACATGGACTTTTTCTGCCTGAACGACGGCAGCTTCCCCGAGGTCAGTGCCGACGAGCGCGCCGAAGTGGTGACTGATTTCCTGGAGAGGTATTTCCCCATCAAGGCGCCCTGGGAGAAGTAG
- a CDS encoding type II toxin-antitoxin system VapB family antitoxin: MIFKAVGEGRPYPDHGYSTPKQWASLPPRPVRLDELVTTKRTLDLEALLAEDSTFFGDLFPHVVQYQGTLYLEDGLHRAVRTALHQRTAIHARVLVLDG, translated from the coding sequence GTGATATTCAAAGCTGTGGGCGAGGGCCGCCCTTACCCCGACCATGGTTACAGCACCCCCAAACAGTGGGCGTCGCTGCCGCCGCGACCGGTCCGGCTGGACGAACTGGTAACCACCAAGCGGACCCTTGACCTGGAAGCGCTGCTGGCGGAGGATTCCACATTTTTCGGTGACCTGTTCCCGCACGTGGTGCAGTACCAGGGGACGCTCTACCTGGAGGACGGCCTGCACCGCGCAGTCCGGACCGCCCTGCACCAGCGCACCGCCATCCACGCTCGGGTCCTGGTGCTCGATGGCTAG
- a CDS encoding LytR C-terminal domain-containing protein, with protein MARKRPKDPGVLHGHHVVSGPELRAAMEAAADADETAGVRRRVLHGVVLVLLAGLIAAGIIVALAIINGRLRIPAAEPAPTPVSSCPASMFDYTTNEKINLNVYNSTSRPGLARTVADELLARKFVVGNVSNINAGYRGAAAVVSGPAGQPAAFTVQRNTPGSDYFQDGRTDASVDLILAQDYKALVPPDLVDQTPGKLSCPRESRRAADTEKLPVTPAP; from the coding sequence ATGGCTAGGAAGCGGCCGAAGGACCCCGGTGTCCTGCACGGCCACCATGTAGTTTCGGGTCCCGAGCTGCGCGCCGCCATGGAAGCGGCTGCCGATGCCGATGAGACCGCCGGGGTCCGCCGCCGCGTGCTGCACGGGGTGGTGCTGGTCCTCCTGGCAGGCCTGATTGCCGCAGGCATCATCGTTGCGCTGGCCATCATCAACGGCCGGCTGCGGATCCCCGCCGCCGAGCCGGCCCCAACACCGGTGTCATCCTGCCCGGCCTCGATGTTCGACTACACGACCAACGAGAAGATCAACCTCAACGTCTACAACTCCACCAGCAGGCCCGGATTGGCCCGCACCGTTGCGGACGAGCTCCTGGCACGGAAGTTCGTGGTGGGGAACGTCTCGAACATCAACGCTGGATACCGGGGTGCGGCGGCCGTGGTGTCAGGACCAGCCGGACAACCGGCGGCGTTCACCGTGCAGCGCAATACGCCGGGGTCTGACTATTTCCAGGACGGCAGGACCGATGCCAGCGTGGACCTGATCCTGGCCCAGGACTACAAGGCGCTTGTCCCGCCGGACCTGGTGGACCAGACGCCCGGAAAGCTCAGCTGCCCGCGGGAAAGCCGGCGCGCAGCGGACACCGAAAAGCTTCCCGTCACCCCGGCACCCTGA
- a CDS encoding TetR/AcrR family transcriptional regulator codes for MPRISAASNAEQRADTQRRILTAFGELLFTHGLPGLTMTDVARHAGVGRTAVYNYYADIEELLISYALDETEKFLSELRESLARLENPVERLALYVRAQVVDLSRRHLPPGPAMGAVLSPSSFAKLSDHVGELSLLLQGILRDGMEQGYLPVADVGQQSQLILGTLSSSAARGSDEPAELEARVARTVRFIQLGAGARFDDDGRPVRVAQLPAVAG; via the coding sequence ATGCCCAGGATTTCAGCGGCCAGCAACGCGGAACAACGAGCGGACACCCAGCGCCGCATCCTCACCGCCTTCGGCGAACTTCTCTTCACCCATGGCCTTCCAGGGCTGACCATGACCGACGTGGCCCGGCACGCCGGGGTGGGCCGCACCGCCGTCTACAACTATTACGCGGACATTGAGGAACTCCTCATCTCCTATGCCCTCGATGAGACCGAAAAGTTCCTTTCCGAACTGCGCGAGTCGCTGGCCCGCCTGGAGAACCCGGTGGAGCGGCTGGCCCTGTACGTGCGCGCCCAGGTAGTTGACCTAAGCCGCCGCCACCTCCCGCCCGGACCAGCCATGGGGGCGGTGCTGTCGCCGTCGTCCTTTGCCAAGCTCTCCGACCACGTCGGCGAGCTCAGCCTCCTGCTGCAGGGCATCCTGCGTGACGGCATGGAGCAGGGCTACCTGCCGGTGGCGGACGTGGGCCAACAGTCCCAGTTAATCCTGGGCACCCTGTCCTCCAGTGCGGCGCGTGGCAGCGATGAGCCTGCCGAGCTGGAGGCACGCGTGGCCAGGACGGTGCGCTTCATCCAGTTGGGCGCGGGTGCACGGTTCGACGACGACGGGCGGCCCGTCCGCGTGGCACAGCTTCCCGCAGTGGCCGGCTGA
- a CDS encoding DsbA family oxidoreductase — protein sequence MKIEIWSDVACPWCFIGKRRFEAALAAFPHRDAVEVVWRSYQLDPTLPEHYDGTELEYLSSRKGMPAGQVSQMFEHVAQQAQDEGLDYHFDKVVVANSFTAHRLIHLAASHGRQDAAKERLLSDHFEHGRDIGSRDYLSSLGKDLGLPANEVEELFTSDKYTDEVRFDIQEARDLGISGVPFFVIDRKFGLSGAQPTGTFTAALNQAWQDSNPLVLVNSAEGEACGPDGCPV from the coding sequence ATGAAGATTGAGATCTGGTCAGACGTCGCGTGCCCGTGGTGTTTCATTGGCAAGCGCCGGTTCGAGGCGGCCCTCGCAGCATTCCCGCACCGTGATGCCGTTGAGGTGGTGTGGCGGAGCTACCAGCTGGATCCCACACTTCCGGAGCACTACGACGGGACCGAACTGGAGTACCTGAGCAGCCGCAAGGGCATGCCGGCCGGGCAGGTCTCGCAGATGTTCGAGCACGTGGCGCAGCAGGCACAGGACGAAGGCCTGGACTACCACTTCGACAAAGTGGTGGTGGCCAACAGTTTCACCGCCCACCGCCTGATCCACCTTGCCGCGTCTCACGGCAGGCAGGATGCGGCCAAGGAGCGCCTGCTCAGCGATCACTTCGAGCACGGCAGGGACATCGGCAGCCGGGACTACCTGTCATCCCTCGGCAAGGACCTTGGATTGCCTGCCAACGAGGTGGAGGAACTCTTCACTTCCGACAAGTACACGGACGAGGTCCGGTTCGACATCCAGGAGGCCCGGGATCTGGGAATCAGCGGCGTGCCGTTCTTCGTGATCGACCGCAAGTTCGGACTCTCCGGCGCCCAGCCCACAGGGACGTTCACGGCCGCGCTGAACCAGGCCTGGCAGGATTCCAACCCGTTGGTCCTGGTCAATTCCGCCGAGGGCGAGGCCTGTGGCCCTGACGGCTGCCCGGTGTAG
- a CDS encoding glycosyltransferase family 4 protein: MRIGLIAGPWIPIPPLTYGGIERVVDTLARGFAAAGHEVLLAAPSDSTCPVPLVPGMRPATRDDLGLTMSELSHVIRAYKGLRDVDIIHDHTLAGPLYARRPANVPVVTTIHGPLHQEAEDLYRAMAPDVAIVAISRDQASHAPEVPVTQVIHHGMDVSAVPVGSGRGGYLCFVGRACHDKGLLEAINLARDVGMHLKIAVKMREPDEIRYFRDVIEPMLGPNEDFVGEVDDAAKYRLMGEATAFLNPIQWSEPFGLVMIEALATGTPVIGTRIGSAPEIVEHGRTGYLGQTQDLAGFVEAAAGLSRERCRASVEERFSAERMVAQHLRLFDDLLAGRLPGGVPDAAPVHQNR, from the coding sequence ATGCGAATTGGACTTATTGCCGGACCCTGGATTCCCATTCCTCCGCTGACGTACGGCGGCATCGAAAGGGTGGTGGACACCTTGGCGCGCGGCTTTGCGGCCGCCGGACACGAGGTGCTGCTCGCTGCCCCTTCGGACAGCACCTGCCCGGTGCCGCTGGTGCCGGGCATGCGGCCCGCCACACGGGATGACCTTGGCTTGACCATGTCCGAACTCAGCCACGTCATCCGGGCCTACAAGGGGCTGCGGGATGTGGATATCATCCACGACCATACGCTTGCCGGTCCGCTCTATGCCCGCCGTCCGGCCAATGTCCCGGTGGTTACCACCATTCACGGACCGCTCCACCAGGAGGCAGAGGATCTGTACCGGGCCATGGCTCCGGACGTGGCGATCGTGGCGATCTCCCGGGACCAGGCTTCGCACGCTCCCGAGGTTCCCGTCACCCAGGTGATCCACCACGGCATGGACGTTTCCGCTGTTCCCGTGGGGAGCGGCCGCGGCGGGTATCTGTGCTTCGTTGGGCGCGCATGCCACGACAAGGGCCTGCTCGAGGCCATCAACCTCGCGCGGGACGTGGGCATGCACCTCAAGATCGCCGTCAAGATGCGGGAACCGGACGAAATCCGCTACTTCCGGGATGTCATCGAACCGATGCTCGGCCCCAATGAGGACTTTGTGGGGGAAGTGGATGACGCCGCGAAGTACCGGCTGATGGGCGAAGCCACAGCCTTCCTGAACCCCATCCAGTGGTCCGAGCCGTTCGGCCTGGTGATGATCGAGGCGCTGGCTACCGGTACCCCCGTCATAGGGACGCGGATCGGCTCCGCGCCCGAGATCGTGGAACACGGCCGGACAGGTTACCTGGGGCAGACGCAGGATTTGGCCGGCTTCGTCGAGGCAGCCGCCGGCTTGAGCAGGGAACGGTGCCGGGCATCGGTGGAGGAAAGGTTCAGTGCGGAACGGATGGTGGCGCAGCACCTGAGGCTCTTTGATGATCTGTTGGCAGGCAGATTGCCGGGAGGGGTTCCGGATGCCGCGCCGGTGCACCAAAATCGTTAA
- a CDS encoding amylo-alpha-1,6-glucosidase has translation MTAWNENNEASGSDVGAVTVLEGSSFCISAGTGDISPDAGTNGVFFQDTRIISRWVLRINGSLREPLSAQRPHPFEATFVGRATWPGGRFDSPLVVRQVRHIGPGLQDDITLQNYAAEAVECDIELLVDADQADLFEVKGGRTTGPDDTTRTVVDGKLIIEASRHGQQRGSAIGARGAEVGTDGLRFRVTVPARGKWATSVIVVPLVNGEAPEKPFKEGQLPHHREGVRRHLAWEENLPRISIEDSSFQNVLNRSQSDLGALRIFDAHHPDRAAVAAGAPWFMALFGRDSLLTSYMSLMVNPNLALGTLQTLAGIQGKKVDPDSEEEPGRIPHEVRLGVTAGLSLGGTAYYGTADATPLFVSTLGELSRWGLSRDAIQPLLAHADRALEWIEKYGDRDGDGFVEYQRPNDHGLVNQGWKDSWDGINFADGTIAEAPIALCEVQAYVYSAYLGRSLLAHWSGDSGLEQHWAGKAAAFKEEFNKRFWLPDKGYFAVALDKDKRHVDALTSNIGHCLWTGIVDEDKAESVMENLMSPTMFTGWGIRTLASDMGAYNPVSYHNGSVWPHDTALVATGLMRYGFVDEAKRVALGVLDAAEHFDGRLPELFCGFDRGEFPGPVPYPTACSPQAWAAAAPVQLARILLRFDPVFTRGVVHLAPILPETVGSFRAENILLDNSRVTISAAGSTGTIDGLPPGLKLLAEPRPPLAYPVEGVAAGMDVRRLQ, from the coding sequence ATGACCGCCTGGAATGAAAACAACGAAGCCTCCGGCTCCGACGTGGGCGCCGTCACCGTCCTGGAGGGTTCTTCCTTCTGCATCTCGGCCGGAACCGGTGACATCAGTCCCGACGCCGGGACGAATGGGGTGTTCTTCCAGGACACCCGGATCATCTCCCGCTGGGTGCTGCGCATCAACGGGTCGCTGCGGGAGCCGTTGTCAGCCCAGCGGCCCCATCCGTTCGAGGCAACTTTCGTTGGCCGTGCCACCTGGCCGGGTGGCCGGTTCGACAGTCCTCTGGTGGTCCGCCAGGTCCGCCACATTGGACCTGGCCTGCAGGACGACATCACGCTGCAGAACTATGCGGCCGAGGCCGTCGAGTGCGACATTGAACTCCTGGTCGATGCGGACCAGGCTGACCTGTTCGAGGTGAAGGGCGGGCGCACCACGGGCCCGGACGACACCACCCGCACCGTGGTGGACGGAAAGCTCATTATTGAAGCATCCCGGCATGGCCAGCAGCGGGGTTCCGCCATTGGGGCACGGGGTGCAGAGGTGGGCACGGATGGCCTCCGTTTCCGGGTCACCGTCCCGGCCAGGGGCAAATGGGCCACCAGCGTGATCGTGGTGCCGCTGGTGAACGGGGAAGCACCGGAGAAGCCCTTCAAGGAAGGGCAACTGCCGCACCACCGCGAGGGCGTGCGGCGGCACCTGGCCTGGGAGGAGAACCTTCCGCGGATCAGCATCGAGGACTCCAGCTTCCAGAACGTGCTTAACCGGAGCCAGAGTGATCTTGGCGCCCTGCGGATCTTCGATGCGCATCATCCCGACCGCGCCGCGGTTGCCGCCGGTGCCCCCTGGTTTATGGCGTTGTTCGGGCGCGATTCGCTGCTGACGTCCTACATGAGCCTGATGGTCAACCCCAACCTGGCGCTGGGCACCCTGCAAACCTTGGCCGGAATCCAGGGAAAGAAAGTGGATCCCGATTCCGAGGAAGAACCCGGCCGCATTCCGCACGAGGTCAGGCTGGGTGTCACCGCCGGGCTGTCGCTGGGCGGCACGGCGTATTACGGGACAGCGGACGCCACGCCTCTTTTCGTGTCCACCCTGGGCGAGTTGAGCCGGTGGGGGTTGTCCCGGGATGCGATCCAGCCGCTGCTGGCGCACGCGGACCGGGCGCTGGAATGGATTGAGAAGTACGGCGACCGCGACGGCGACGGCTTTGTGGAATACCAGCGGCCCAACGACCACGGCCTGGTTAACCAGGGCTGGAAGGACTCCTGGGACGGAATCAACTTCGCTGACGGCACCATTGCGGAAGCACCAATCGCACTCTGCGAGGTCCAGGCCTATGTCTACTCCGCCTACCTTGGCAGGTCATTGCTGGCCCACTGGAGCGGGGATTCGGGCCTGGAACAGCATTGGGCCGGGAAGGCGGCGGCCTTCAAGGAGGAGTTCAACAAGAGGTTCTGGCTGCCGGACAAGGGCTATTTCGCGGTGGCGCTGGACAAGGACAAGCGGCACGTTGATGCGCTGACTTCCAACATTGGGCATTGCCTGTGGACCGGCATCGTGGACGAAGACAAAGCGGAATCCGTCATGGAGAACCTCATGTCCCCGACGATGTTCACGGGCTGGGGCATCCGGACCCTGGCGTCCGACATGGGCGCCTACAACCCGGTCAGCTACCACAATGGCTCGGTTTGGCCGCACGACACGGCGCTGGTGGCCACCGGCCTGATGCGGTACGGGTTCGTGGACGAGGCCAAACGGGTGGCACTGGGCGTCCTCGATGCTGCCGAACATTTCGACGGCCGGTTGCCGGAGCTGTTCTGTGGGTTTGATCGCGGCGAGTTCCCCGGGCCTGTGCCCTATCCCACCGCGTGCTCCCCGCAGGCCTGGGCGGCGGCGGCGCCGGTGCAGCTGGCGCGGATCCTGCTGCGTTTCGACCCCGTCTTTACCCGCGGGGTAGTGCACCTGGCACCGATCCTACCGGAGACCGTGGGAAGTTTCCGGGCGGAGAACATCCTGCTGGATAACAGCCGCGTGACCATTAGCGCCGCCGGATCTACCGGCACCATTGACGGCCTTCCCCCGGGGCTGAAGCTCCTGGCCGAACCGCGGCCGCCGCTGGCCTACCCGGTGGAAGGAGTGGCGGCCGGCATGGACGTGCGCAGGCTGCAGTGA
- a CDS encoding GNAT family N-acetyltransferase, whose product MTHTIRKATTDDAGALGALAAVTFPLACPPSSSPADIAAHLANTLSEEHFEEYLADLDSTILVIDADGQLNGYSLLVDRPAADPDVASVLTLLPSVEISKCYVHPDYHGLGAAAELMHASLAAAAASGGAGAWLGVNSQNARAIRFYEKSGFRRVGTKSFRLGSTVEHDFVLERSLP is encoded by the coding sequence ATGACCCACACCATCCGCAAAGCAACAACGGACGACGCCGGCGCGCTCGGCGCGCTGGCGGCCGTCACCTTTCCGCTGGCCTGCCCGCCGTCGTCGTCGCCTGCCGACATTGCCGCCCACTTGGCAAACACCCTCAGCGAGGAACACTTCGAGGAGTACCTCGCGGACCTGGACAGCACCATCCTGGTCATCGACGCGGACGGGCAGCTCAACGGCTACAGCCTGCTGGTGGACCGGCCCGCGGCGGACCCGGACGTCGCCTCCGTCCTGACCCTGCTGCCGTCCGTGGAGATCAGCAAATGCTATGTCCACCCCGACTACCACGGGCTGGGTGCCGCCGCCGAACTCATGCACGCCAGTCTGGCGGCGGCTGCAGCCTCAGGCGGTGCCGGCGCCTGGCTGGGGGTCAACAGCCAGAATGCCCGCGCCATCCGCTTTTATGAAAAGTCAGGCTTCCGGAGGGTGGGCACCAAGTCCTTCCGGCTGGGCAGCACCGTGGAGCACGACTTCGTGCTGGAGCGCTCCCTGCCGTAG
- a CDS encoding D-2-hydroxyacid dehydrogenase family protein — protein MTHRLAILDDYQDVSHGFADFAALEAEGVMVTSYREPFASPDALVAALADTSMVIAMRERTAFPREVFEKLPALELLVTTGMANASIDVAAATEHGVTVCGTPGSPTAAPELTWALLLAIARHLPAEENSLRAGTWQSTVGVELAGKTLGIVGLGKIGRRVAAYGQAFGMDVVAWSQNLTAGAAAEAGARLVSKEELFTVADVATLHLRLSPRSENTVGEAELRLLGPEGILVNTARGPLVDQDALIKALNQGWIRGAALDVFDQEPLQAGHPLLAAPNTVLSPHLGYVTQESYRQFYGGALEDITAWLAGSPIRTITA, from the coding sequence ATGACGCATCGCCTTGCCATCCTCGACGACTACCAGGACGTGTCCCACGGTTTCGCCGACTTCGCGGCCCTGGAGGCGGAAGGTGTCATGGTGACCTCCTACCGCGAGCCCTTTGCGTCCCCCGACGCCCTGGTGGCGGCGCTGGCCGACACCAGTATGGTCATCGCCATGCGCGAGCGGACGGCGTTCCCGCGGGAGGTCTTCGAGAAGCTGCCCGCGCTTGAGCTGCTGGTCACCACCGGAATGGCCAACGCCTCGATCGACGTGGCCGCAGCCACCGAGCATGGGGTGACGGTGTGTGGCACCCCGGGCTCACCCACGGCCGCGCCGGAACTGACCTGGGCACTGCTCCTGGCCATCGCCCGGCACCTGCCGGCGGAGGAAAACTCCCTCCGGGCCGGTACGTGGCAGTCAACGGTGGGTGTGGAGCTGGCCGGGAAAACGCTGGGCATCGTGGGGCTTGGCAAGATCGGCCGGCGGGTGGCCGCGTACGGACAGGCGTTCGGCATGGATGTGGTGGCGTGGAGCCAAAATCTCACAGCCGGCGCTGCCGCCGAAGCCGGTGCCAGGCTGGTGTCCAAGGAGGAACTCTTCACGGTCGCTGACGTCGCCACCCTGCACCTTCGGCTCTCCCCGCGCTCGGAGAACACCGTGGGCGAGGCCGAGCTGCGGCTGCTGGGCCCGGAGGGCATCCTGGTGAACACCGCCCGCGGGCCGCTAGTTGACCAGGATGCACTGATCAAGGCCCTCAACCAGGGCTGGATCCGCGGAGCCGCCCTGGACGTCTTCGACCAGGAGCCCCTGCAGGCCGGGCATCCGCTTCTGGCCGCACCGAACACCGTCCTGTCCCCGCACCTGGGCTACGTCACCCAGGAAAGTTACCGGCAGTTCTACGGCGGCGCCCTTGAAGACATCACTGCCTGGCTCGCCGGCTCCCCCATCCGAACCATCACCGCCTGA